A window of Marmota flaviventris isolate mMarFla1 chromosome 20, mMarFla1.hap1, whole genome shotgun sequence contains these coding sequences:
- the Ruvbl1 gene encoding ruvB-like 1, translating to MKIEEVKSTTKTQRIASHSHVKGLGLDESGLAKQAASGLVGQENAREACGVIVELIKSKKMAGRAVLLAGPPGTGKTALALAIAQELGSKVPFCPMVGSEVYSTEIKKTEVLMENFRRAIGLRIKETKEVYEGEVTELTPCETENPMGGYGKTISHVIIGLKTAKGTKQLKLDPSIFESLQKERVEAGDVIYIEANSGAVKRQGRCDTYATEFDLEAEEYVPLPKGDVHKKKEIIQDVTLHDLDVANARPQGGQDILSMMGQLMKPKKTEITDKLRGEINKVVNKYIDQGVAELVPGVLFVDEVHMLDIECFTYLHRALESSIAPIVIFASNRGNCVIRGTEDVTSPHGIPLDLLDRVMIIRTMLYSPQEMKQIIKIRAQTEGINISEEALNHLGEIGTKTTLRYSVQLLTPANLLAKINGKDSIEKEHVEEISELFYDAKSSAKILADQQDKYMK from the exons ATGAAGATCGAGGAGGTGAAGAGCACCACGAAGACGCAGCGCATCGCCTCGCACAGCCAcgtgaaggggctggggctcgACGAGAGCGGCCTGGCCAAGCAGGCGGCCTCGGGGCTCGTGGGCCAGGAGAACGCGCGGGAG GCATGTGGCGTCATAGTCGAGTTAATCAAAAGCAAGAAGATGGCGGGAAGAGCCGTGCTGTTGGCCGGACCTCCGGGAACTGGCAAG ACAGCCCTGGCCCTGGCGATAGCTCAGGAGCTGGGGAGTAAGGTGCCTTTCTGCCCCATGGTGGGGAGCGAAGTCTACTCCACGGAGATCAAGAAGACAGAGGTGCTGATGGAGAACTTCCGCAGGGCCATCG GGCTGCGGATAAAGGAGACCAAGGAGGTGTACGAGGGGGAGGTGACCGAGCTGACGCCGTGTGAGACCGAGAACCCCATGGGCGGCTACGGCAAGACCATCAGCCACGTGATCATAGGGCTCAAGACAGCCAAGGGCACCAAGCAGCTCAAG CTGGACCCCAGCATTTTTGAAAGTCTCCAGAAGGAGCGAGTGGAGGCCGGGGACGTCATCTACATCGAGGCCAACAGCGGGGCCGTGAAG AGGCAGGGCCGCTGCGACACCTACGCCACCGAGTTCGACCTGGAGGCCGAGGAGTACGTGCCCCTGCCCAAGGGCGACGTGCACAAGAAGAAGGAGATCATCCAGGACGTGACGCTGCACGACCTGGACGTGGCCAATGCCAGGCCCCAG GGGGGACAAGACATCCTGTCCATGATGGGCCAGTTGATGAAGCCAAAGAAGACAGAGATCACAG ACAAACTCCGGGGCGAGATCAACAAGGTGGTGAACAAGTACATCGACCAGGGCGTGGCCGAGCTGGTCCCCGGCGTGCTGTTCGTGGACGAAGTGCACATGCTGGACATCGAGTGCTTCACCTACCTGCACCGAGCTCTCGAATCTTCCATCGCCCCCATCGTGATCTTTGCCTCCAACCGAGGCAACTGTGTCATCAG GGGCACCGAGGACGTCACCTCTCCCCACGGGATCCCCCTGGACCTGCTGGACCGCGTGATGATCATCCGCACCATGCTCTACTCGCCGCAGGAGATGAAGCAG atCATTAAGATCCGAGCCCAGACGGAGGGGATCAACATCAGCGAGGAGGCGCTCAACCACCTGGGGGAGATCGGCACCAAGACCACTCTGAG GTACTCGGTGCAGCTGCTGACCCCAGCCAACCTGCTGGCCAAGATCAACGGGAAGGACAGCATCGAGAAGGAGCACGTGGAGGAGATCAGCGAGCTCTTCTACGACGCCAAGTCCTCGGCCAAGATCCTGGCTGACCAGCAGGACAAGTACATGAAGTGA